From the Burkholderia ubonensis genome, one window contains:
- a CDS encoding helix-turn-helix domain-containing protein, producing the protein MFNPSRLSLARRRRKFTKKALAETLGCDQKTIIRYESGEAEPPEDSLNALSKALNFPVAFFLGNDIDEPQPEAASFRSMSTMSARERDAALAAGAFSFILSDWVDARFHLPSHDLVDCKDSPDPEAAARVLREKWGLGDRPITNMVHLLEAKGVRVFSLAENTKTVDAFSMWRRETPYVFLNTFKTPERSRFDAAHELGHLVLHKHGGPQGGRIVEDEANQFASAFLMPEGDVKARLPRVNAVNQIVEAKKRWRVSVAALNYRLHRLRITTDWQYRNFSIQISQLYRQSEPLSVERETSVVWDKVLQMLRTDGMTKHSIASALALPVMEVDNLVFRLTNYHSIEGGGATRGKSKAKLSVV; encoded by the coding sequence ATGTTTAATCCAAGCCGACTAAGTCTCGCTAGGCGTCGACGCAAGTTCACGAAAAAGGCTCTTGCAGAGACACTAGGTTGCGATCAGAAGACAATCATTCGGTACGAAAGCGGCGAAGCAGAGCCGCCCGAAGATAGTTTGAATGCTCTCTCGAAAGCATTAAATTTTCCGGTCGCTTTCTTCTTGGGCAACGACATCGATGAGCCACAACCGGAAGCGGCGAGCTTTCGGTCAATGAGCACAATGTCTGCTCGCGAGCGAGATGCGGCTCTCGCTGCTGGCGCTTTTTCGTTCATCCTCAGCGATTGGGTGGATGCGCGGTTTCATTTGCCTTCGCATGATCTTGTCGACTGTAAGGATAGCCCCGATCCCGAGGCTGCGGCACGAGTTTTACGCGAGAAATGGGGGCTTGGTGACCGCCCTATAACGAACATGGTGCATTTACTCGAGGCCAAGGGCGTGCGGGTTTTTTCGCTAGCGGAAAACACGAAGACGGTCGACGCGTTTTCGATGTGGAGACGGGAAACTCCTTATGTTTTTCTGAATACGTTTAAGACACCAGAACGTAGCAGATTCGATGCAGCGCACGAGCTTGGGCACCTTGTCCTGCACAAGCATGGTGGTCCGCAAGGCGGTAGGATTGTCGAAGACGAGGCGAACCAGTTTGCCTCAGCGTTTCTGATGCCGGAAGGAGATGTGAAGGCGCGACTTCCTCGGGTCAATGCGGTAAATCAGATTGTGGAAGCCAAGAAGAGGTGGCGGGTGTCGGTTGCTGCGTTGAACTACCGCTTGCATCGCTTAAGGATTACCACCGACTGGCAGTATCGAAATTTTTCGATCCAGATATCGCAACTTTATCGGCAATCCGAGCCACTTTCGGTTGAGCGTGAAACGTCGGTGGTGTGGGACAAGGTACTGCAGATGTTGCGTACCGACGGCATGACAAAGCATTCGATCGCAAGTGCGCTTGCGCTGCCGGTGATGGAAGTCGATAACTTGGTGTTTCGTCTCACCAACTACCATAGTATCGAGGGCGGCGGGGCTACTCGCGGTAAGAGCAAAGCGAAACTAAGCGTTGTATAG
- a CDS encoding recombinase family protein encodes MRKLYYGRISTTDGQSSASQYEDATSHGVQDKDVFIDEGVSGYHVAPDEREQWRKAEHDLRHGGVLIVRWLDRISRRYDELHRTMRRLMELGVRVECTLNGMVFDGKAQDPIEKATRDAVLAFMAAQGEADYRNRTEMQRRGVAIAKAEGKYKGRARSHDYAAIKAWRAERGASIRETAEHFCVGTATVKRACAERIPS; translated from the coding sequence ATGCGCAAGCTCTACTACGGCCGGATTTCGACCACCGACGGCCAGTCCTCAGCAAGCCAGTACGAGGACGCCACGTCGCACGGCGTGCAGGACAAAGATGTTTTCATTGACGAGGGCGTGAGCGGGTATCACGTCGCCCCGGACGAGCGGGAGCAGTGGCGCAAAGCAGAGCACGATCTGCGCCATGGTGGCGTTCTCATCGTGCGCTGGCTAGACCGGATCAGCCGCCGCTATGACGAGCTGCACAGGACGATGCGTCGCTTAATGGAGCTCGGCGTTCGCGTCGAATGTACGCTCAACGGGATGGTCTTCGATGGGAAAGCCCAGGACCCTATCGAGAAAGCGACACGAGATGCCGTGTTGGCATTCATGGCTGCGCAGGGCGAGGCAGACTATCGCAACCGGACAGAGATGCAGCGTCGTGGCGTCGCGATCGCGAAGGCGGAAGGGAAATATAAGGGGCGCGCTCGATCCCACGACTACGCGGCCATCAAGGCATGGCGTGCCGAACGGGGCGCAAGCATTCGGGAAACCGCCGAACATTTCTGCGTCGGAACAGCGACCGTAAAGCGAGCATGCGCGGAGCGCATACCATCCTGA